A region of uncultured Acidilobus sp. JCHS DNA encodes the following proteins:
- a CDS encoding Fe-S oxidoreductase, with protein MRGYKVVLTAEGATASDTLGASVAGFISALPDTYIKPVIRKLYFRVPSKDGRALRAPYGLAKVEASLVQSGVVSRDDVVIASPYELEKVIGPETKVLGIYVMDPLGLSFGSGITYWILRLAGLPYRGIPFIARSFLDVITHPAVKAHRSHLKVVVGGPATWQLTDTGYHRKLGIDLVYEGEFESLGPSVFRRLLASESLPPVISAPPAKIEDVPTILTPSNGGIVEVTRGCGRGCTFCTPNLSGAIKSFPFEGHIEKEIRLNIEVGKMKDVNLHSDEFFRYGAKGIEPDPDKVIELTRKAYRLVKSYGDDYTISTDFTTAAVVVYKPKMVEEVAQYINEGGRWTFIEMGIETGSPRLIRRLMPGKPLPFKPEQYPEIVEEGIGILNDNRWVVVGTMIVNLPGETEDDVIKDLELLDRIKRLRVITFPLPFIPMGALRRTYFTMLDRMILDPVRGEFILRALEKAFSEAARDMNLAVEKMENPLYKVVISWLGERLAHMLVERYREALRELASRRLRPYEPQAEAALRISTVKP; from the coding sequence TTGCGGGGCTATAAGGTAGTCCTGACGGCTGAAGGCGCCACAGCAAGTGACACGCTGGGGGCTAGCGTCGCCGGCTTCATAAGCGCCCTGCCTGACACCTACATAAAGCCCGTCATAAGGAAGCTCTACTTCAGGGTCCCCTCAAAGGACGGCAGGGCCCTGAGGGCCCCCTACGGCCTCGCCAAGGTGGAGGCCTCGCTCGTGCAGAGTGGCGTCGTCAGCAGGGATGACGTAGTTATAGCCAGCCCCTATGAGCTTGAGAAGGTCATAGGTCCTGAGACGAAGGTCCTGGGAATTTACGTCATGGACCCCCTCGGCCTCAGCTTTGGGAGCGGCATAACCTACTGGATACTCAGGCTCGCAGGCCTTCCCTATAGGGGCATTCCGTTCATAGCGAGGTCCTTCCTTGACGTGATAACGCACCCGGCCGTGAAGGCCCACAGGAGCCACCTTAAGGTAGTTGTCGGGGGGCCGGCCACATGGCAGCTTACTGATACGGGCTACCACAGGAAGCTCGGCATAGACCTGGTCTACGAGGGAGAGTTCGAGAGCCTTGGCCCTTCAGTCTTCAGGAGGCTCCTGGCCAGTGAAAGCCTACCCCCCGTGATATCGGCTCCGCCGGCCAAAATTGAGGACGTGCCAACCATACTGACTCCCTCGAACGGGGGAATAGTAGAGGTCACGAGGGGCTGTGGCAGGGGCTGCACGTTCTGCACGCCTAACCTAAGCGGCGCCATAAAGTCGTTCCCCTTCGAGGGCCACATAGAGAAGGAGATAAGGCTCAACATAGAGGTCGGCAAGATGAAGGACGTAAACTTGCACAGCGACGAGTTCTTCAGGTACGGGGCTAAGGGCATAGAGCCAGACCCTGACAAGGTGATAGAGCTGACCAGGAAGGCCTACAGGCTGGTCAAGTCCTATGGCGATGACTACACTATATCAACAGACTTCACCACCGCAGCGGTCGTAGTCTACAAGCCCAAGATGGTTGAGGAGGTGGCCCAGTACATAAATGAGGGGGGAAGGTGGACGTTCATAGAGATGGGCATAGAGACGGGCTCGCCTAGGCTGATAAGGAGGCTCATGCCTGGCAAGCCCCTGCCCTTCAAGCCAGAGCAGTACCCTGAGATAGTTGAGGAGGGCATAGGCATACTTAACGACAACAGGTGGGTCGTAGTCGGGACGATGATAGTTAACCTGCCGGGCGAGACCGAGGACGACGTGATCAAGGACCTGGAGCTCCTGGACAGGATAAAGCGCCTCAGGGTCATAACGTTCCCGCTGCCCTTCATACCCATGGGCGCCCTCAGGAGGACCTACTTCACCATGCTTGACCGGATGATACTGGACCCCGTGAGGGGTGAGTTCATACTGAGGGCCCTGGAGAAGGCCTTCAGTGAGGCCGCTAGAGACATGAACCTGGCCGTGGAAAAGATGGAGAACCCGCTCTATAAGGTCGTAATCAGCTGGCTGGGCGAGAGGCTCGCCCACATGCTTGTTGAGAGGTACAGGGAGGCATTGAGAGAGCTGGCTTCCAGGCGGCTCAGGCCCTATGAGCCTCAGGCCGAGGCCGCCCTCAGGATATCGACGGTCAAGCCCTAA
- a CDS encoding Ribulose-5-phosphate 4-epimerase: MVRANEDIARKVADVARLLYVRGLVQVKGGNVSFYDRPEGLLYITPTGVPRHTIREDDIAIMKIDGTVLVGTPSSEYRLHLSIYRSIEEAVAVVHAHPADVIALYEAGLRISADIMTEASIRVGCVTDVPPLTPGSEELASATAEALKASGCRAAVLKRHGVVTYSTRDVYEALDAAEALADAARVILFSRLIGS; this comes from the coding sequence GTGGTACGCGCAAATGAGGACATAGCCAGAAAAGTGGCCGACGTCGCAAGGCTCCTCTACGTGAGGGGCCTCGTTCAGGTCAAGGGAGGCAACGTCAGCTTTTACGACAGGCCTGAGGGGCTCCTGTACATAACACCGACAGGGGTCCCGAGGCACACGATCAGGGAAGACGATATAGCCATTATGAAGATCGACGGCACGGTCCTGGTGGGCACCCCAAGCAGTGAGTACAGGCTCCACCTGTCAATCTACAGGTCTATCGAAGAGGCCGTCGCGGTGGTGCATGCTCACCCAGCTGACGTGATAGCCCTCTATGAGGCGGGCCTCAGAATATCAGCTGACATAATGACTGAGGCGTCGATAAGGGTCGGCTGCGTGACAGATGTGCCGCCCCTAACCCCAGGCTCAGAGGAGTTGGCGTCTGCCACTGCAGAGGCGCTCAAGGCTAGCGGCTGCAGGGCCGCCGTCCTAAAGAGGCACGGCGTCGTGACCTACTCCACCCGCGACGTTTATGAGGCCCTGGACGCCGCTGAGGCCCTCGCCGACGCGGCCAGGGTTATCCTGTTCTCACGCC